TCGAGAAGGCCAGCGCGAAGGCCGCTCCGAGGCGAAGTCTCCGAGGCGTCATGGGTGAGGTCTCGCGGGGCGTGCGTGCGGGATCGAACGGAACGGCGATTCTGGCGCCGGCCCGCACGCCTGGGAACGCTCCACCGCCCCGGGCGCGCGGATTTCCCGCCCGGGGCGCGTCCCCGTTCAGGAGTTCCCGGCGGCCGGCGCGAAGGCCAATTCGAGCTGACGCCAGCCCCGCGGCGAGGCGCCGGCGCGGTCGGAGGCGGCGGCCCGGCTGCGGCCGCCGAGCCAGCGCGAGGGGCGGAAGAAGGACCCGAGCGCGGCCAGCTCGTCGGGGTCGAGGAACAGCAGGTAGAGCGCGGTCATCTGCTCGCCGAACAGGGGGACGTTCACCATCGGCCAGATCCCGACGTGCAGCGCGACGCCCAAAAGCGCGACCCACCGCCGCGTGGGGCGGAACCAGAGCAGGAACACCAGCGCGAACTCGACGGCCAGGGCGGCGAAGGTCATGAAGTTCACGACCAGCGGGTAGCCCGCCACCCATTCCAGGTTGAACTGGCCGACCTCGTGGTTGAAGAGCACGTAATGCACGGCCGTGCCGCCCAGCCAGGCCCGGCCGTTGCACTTCAGGAAGCCGGTGACGAAGTAGATCAGGCAGAGCTGGAGCTGCATCAGCCGCTGCGCCCACGGGTAGATCAGCGGCTCCGCGAGCGTCCCGCGGCGGGCCGCCGCGCGGCGGGCGTCGAGCGAGAAGGCCGCGCCGCAGGGGGCGAGCATCATGTAGAAGGTGGTGATCATCATCACCTGGTCGGGCCCGCAGTTCGTCAGCAGGTTGCGGTTGTAGAAGGACATCTGGGCCAGGTACAGCAAGACGCCCGCGACCCGCGTGCGCCAGCCCAGCGTGAACGCGACGGCGACCCCGATCGTGATCGCCAGCGCGACGCGGACCGACGTCGGGTCCTGGAAATAGGCGAGCGGCGTGGGCCGCAGCGGGCCGGCGGTGACGGCCGCCTCGTCGCCCCGGAGCAGGCCGGCGTCGGTGTACCAGTAGTCGAGGTCGACCGAGATCAGGGCCAGGTGGCCCAGGACGAACAGGCCGAACAGGATCCGGAAGACCCCCAGCGGCCGGGCCGAGATCGGGGCGAACCAGAAGCGGTTCCAGGCGTGCAGCGGGTTCATCGGCGGTGCACCTCGTCCCAGGTGTCGAATTGGAAGGCGGCCAGGTTCTCGATCGTCTTGGGGACCATCGGGTCGGCCTGCGACGACCCGAGCGGCGGCGACTGGGCGACCTGATAGTAGAGGCGGACGTAGACCGGGAACGCCTCGGGCGCGATGCCGAGCGTCCGCACCACGTGCCGCGCCGCCATCTCGCGCTGGGGGGCGTACTCGTCGAGCCCCAGGTTCGCCGCGAACTTGGGGTGCCGGAACTTCGGCAGCTTCCGCCACCAGGGGAGGTCGGCGACCTTGGTGAACTCGTGGATCCGCCCGTGGCCCCGGGCGTCGCTCACCTCGGCCTCCAGCGTGATCATGCTCTGCAGCGGGTCGGGCGCGAACATGCCCCAGGCCTGCCAGAGGCCCAGCGGGATCATGTAGGCGCTGAACCACGGGACCATCGCCTGGCGCATCGGCGACGCCGGCATCACCCAGGCGAGCGTCCCCGCCATGTGGAACAGCACGAAGGCCGAGATCGCCAGTTTCCAGGCAGTCCATCGCCGGGCCACGGTCGGCTCCTTTCGATCCATCGTCCGGGGGTGTGGTCTTGAGCTTCCGCGTCGAGTCGCGCGGGAATCTAGGCCAAAGCGCGCGAGCCGTCAACGTCAACTCGCCCCCCCCGCCCGGCCGATCCGCCGCGGGCCGCCTCGTCAGGACTCCTCGCGGGCCTGTTCGTCGTACGCCTTCAGGACCGCGACGGCCTCGTCGCGCGACAGGCCGATCGTCGGCAGCCGGCGGGCCGAGGCCGGCTCGGCGAGCTGCCCGTACAGGAAGGCGTCGTCGAAGCCGTTGATCTCCGCGGCGTCGGCCGCGCTCGCGCCGAAGACGACGCCGTCGACCCCCGCCCAGTAGGCCGCGGCCAGGCACATCGGGCAGGGCTCCGACGACGAATAGAGGATGCAGCCCTTCAGTTCGACGACTTTGAGCGCCGCGCACGCGGCGCGGATCGCCTGCACCTCGGCGTGCGCCGTCGGGTCGAAGTTCGCGAAGACGTGATTCCGGCCGTCGGCCACGACGGCCCCGTCACGGTCCACGATCACCGCGCCGAACGGGAAGCCCGTCCGCTCCTCGATCCCCGCCCTGCGGGCGTTCGCGACCGCCCGCAGCAGGAACTCCCGCGCCCGCGACTCGGGGAACCGATCGCGGATCTCCGCCGACGTCGCCCACGCCCTGCGCTCGACTTCGTGCCTGCCGTAAGCGGCCATGCGCGTGTCCTCCTTCGACGGAATCCTTTGCGAGACCTATTTGAGCCTAACGAAACAGTCGTCCCAAAGCCTGGCCCGGATTTCGTTTGGAGAATTTGTCGATAAAGTCTATAGATTAAGTCGATATTGACCTTGATGACATTCCCGTCGTCTCGCATAATGCGGCGGCGGGCTGGTCCCGCGGCCTCCCGCCCTCGGATGGCGGGACGACCGGGCGTTCTGGACGAGGTGATGATGGGCGACCGCGTACTCTCGAACGGGAACGGCGATCGAGCGAAGCCGCCCGCCCCGGCGAGCGAGCTGGAGCTGGAGCAGGTCCGTGCGGCCGTGCGCGGCATCCGCTACGGCGAGGTCCGCGTGATCATCCAGGACGGCCTGATCGTGCAGATCGAGCGGCTGGAGAAGCAGCGCTTCCGCTGAGGCCGCCCCCCCTTTCTTCCTCGCCGACTCGACCACGAGAGGCGTGTCGAATCTTCCCCGAATGATGCGGGCCGACGACCGGAGCGACCGGAGGCGTCCCGCGGGATACCGGAGGATGGCATGCTTCTTTCCGAACGCCAGGGCGGGCTCGTCCGGGCCGCGTCGACTCGCCCCGCGCGGCGGGGCTTCACGCTGATCGAATTGCTGGTGGTGATCGCGATCATCGCGGTCCTGATCGCGCTCTTGCTCCCCGCGGTGCAGTCGGCGCGGGAGGCGGCGCGGCGGATCTCTTGCACGAACAACCTGAAGCAGGTCGGGCTGGGACTGCTCAATTACGAGAGCGCCAACGGATCGTTCCCGCCGGGGGCGCTGGCGTACTTCCTGAACGGCAACATCTATTCGCCGACGTTCTACAACAACCACGGGCCCAGCGTCCACGCCCGGATCCTCAACTACGTCGAGCAGGCCCCGCTGCACAACGCCCTGAACTTCGCCGTCAGCATCTTCAACGCGCCGGACGAGGACGCGATGAACCTGACGGTGAGCCGGACGGTCCTGACGACGTACCTCTGCCCGTCGTCGACGGCGCCGAGCTGGAACTTCCAGGGGACGAGCGGGCCGCTGCTGACGGTCAAGGCGCCGGGCAACAGCTACTTCGCCTCGACGGGCTCCTCGCTGGAGTTCGCCGGCCAGCAGTCGGGCGGGCCTCCGAACGGGCCCTTCCAGTACGTGGGGACCAAGGGCAAGGTCACGACGATCAGCGGCGTGAGCGACGGCCTGAGCAACACCATCGCCTTCGGCGAGTGGAAGATCGGCACCGGGACGCCCGCCCAGAAGTCGATCCAGGACGTGGTCTTCGTCGGCACGTTCCCCGCCGGCACCCGGCGCAACGACGGGACGCTGAACATGGCCCACCCCGCGCTGGTCAACAGCTTCCAGACCTGGCTCAACGACTGCGCGAGCACCTGGGCGAGCGGCGGCGGCCGGCAGGGCAAGACGACCACGCTGGGCGAGGCCTGGCCGCTGGGGCTGTGCGGCTACACGCTGGGCAACGTCCTGCTCGGGCCCAACTCCAAGTACCCCAACTGCAACACCAACGGCGGCGGGACCATCATGAGCCCCGGCGTCTTCGGCCTCAGCTCGTTCCACCCCGGCGGCGCCAACATCCTGCTGCTCGACGGCTCCGTCCGCTTCCTCAAGGACTCGGTCTCCAAGCCGACCGTCTGGGCCCTCGGCTCGGTCGCACAGGGCGAGATCGTCACGGCCGACAGCTATTGACCCCGGCGGGCGGGCCGGCTCCCTCCCGCCCCTTCTACACCCCGCCGCAATCGACGAATCCCGAGGACGTCTTTCCATGATCCAGCGTTCGTTCCTGACCCTCGCCGTCGCGCTCGCGGTCCCCGTCGCGGCGGCGGCCGTCGGCGAGGGGGCCGACCCGGCCGCCGCGCCGGACGCGGCCAAGCTCGAGTTCTTCGAGAAGAAGATCCGTCCCCTGCTGGTCGACAACTGCTACAACTGCCACTCGGCGAACACCAAGGCGGCGAGCGGCCTGCGGGTCGACGACCGCAAGGGGCTGGTCGACGGCGGCGATCGCGGGGCGGCGGTCGTGCCGGGCAAGCCCGAGGAGAGCCTGCTGCTGCAGTCGGTCGGGCACCTCGACGACGCGCCCAAGATGCCGCCCAAGAAGAAGCTGGGCGACGAGCAGGTCGCCGACCTCGCGCGCTGGGTCGCCGAGGGCGCCGCCTGGCCGGTGGCCAAGGTCGCGGCCACCCAGATCACCGACGACGCGAAGTACGCCAGGCTCCGCGCCGAGCACTGGGCCTGGCAGCCGTTGAAGGCGGCCGCCGTCCCCGAGGTCCGCGACGCGTCGTGGCCTCGCGGCGACGTCGACCGTTTCATCCTCGCGAAGCTGGAAGGCGCGGGCCTCGCGCCGGTGGGCGACGCCGACCGCACGGCGCTGATCCGCCGCGCGACGTTCGACCTGACGGGCCTGCCGCCGACGCCCGAGGAGACCTCGGCGTTCGTCGCCGACGAGGCGGCCGACGCGTTCGCGAAGGTCGTCGACCGCCTGCTCGCCTCGCCGGCCTTCGGCGAGCGCTGGGGCCGCCACTGGCTGGACGTCGCCCGCTACGCCGACTCGACCGGGGGGTCGCGGAACGTCCCTTACCCCCACGCCTGGCGGTATCGCGACTACGTCGTCGACGCCTTCAACCGCGACAAGCCGTTCGACCGGTTCGTCCGCGAGCAGGTCGCCGGCGACCTGCTGCCGGCCGCCTCGCAGGCCGAGAAGGACGAGCACGCCGTCGCGACCGGCTTCCTGGCGATCGGCCAGAAGGACGTGAACCAGCGGTTCAAGGTCCGGTTCGTGATGGACAACGTCGACGAGCAGATCGACGCCGTCAGCCGCGGGATCCTCGGCGTCACCGCGAGCTGCGCCCGCTGCCACGACCACAAGTTCGACCCGATCCCGACCAAGGACTACTACGCCCTGGCCGGCGTCTTCCGCAGCACCGACCTCTGCGCCGGGGTCCGCAACAAGATGGGCGGCGGCGGGCTCGACTACTACGACAACGCGATGCTCGTCGTCCTGGGCGAGGCCGCCGCGAAGAAGGACGACCCCGCGCTGACGGCGAAGATCGCCGCGGCGACGAAGGCGTACGAAGAAGCCCGCGCCGAGTTCCAGAAGATCCGCGGCACGCCCGAGGGGCTGAAGGTCCAGGCCAACGGCCGCCCCTATCAGTTCCAGTTCCGCATGAAGATGAACCAGCGCCAGAACGAGCTGCTGGAGCTGACCGACCCGGCGGTCACGGGCCAGGTCGCCCTGGGCGTCCGCGACGCCAAGGAGATCGCCGACACCGAGGTCCGGATCCGCGGCGAGGCCGAGAAGCTCGGCCCGGTCGTCCCCCGCGGGTTCCTGAGCGCCGTGCCCGTGAAGGCCCCGGAGGTCCCCTCGAACCAGAGCGGCCGGCTGGAGCTGGCGCGGTGGCTCACCGACCCCGCGAACCCGCTCACGTCGCGGGTCTTCGCCAACCGCGCGTGGCGGCACCTGTTCGGCCGGGGGATCGTCAAGACGGTCGACAACTTCGGCCTCAACGGCGACGCGCCGTCGCACCCCGAGCTGCTCGACCACCTGGCGGCGAAGTTCGTCGCCGACGGCTGGTCGGTCAAGAAGCTGGTGCGCAGCCTCGTCCTGACGCGGGCCTACGCCCTGTCGTCCGAGACGCGGGACGCGAACGTCCAGGCCGACCCGGCGAACCGCCTGGTCTGGCGGCACTCGCCGCGGCGGCTGACCGGCGAGGAGATCCGCGACGCGACGCTCGCCGCCGCCGGCTCGCTCGACCCGTCGCGGCCCCCGGCGTCGCCGACGAAGGCCCTCAAGGTGGTCGAGCTGCCCAACAACAGCCCGCTCGCCCGGGGGATCCTCGACCAGGCCCTCGCCAGCCCCCACCGCAGCGTGTACCTGCCGCTGCTCCGCGGCCTGACGCCGACCTCGCTGGAGGTCTTCGACTTCGCCGAGCAGGGGAACGTCACGGGCGACCGCGAGACGACCACGGTCGCGACCCAGGCGCTCTACTTCCTGAACGACCCGCTGGTCCGCCGCCAGTCGCTCCGCCTGGCCGAACGCCTGCTCGCCCGCGCCGAGCTGGACGACGCCGGCCGCCTCGACCTGGCCTACCGCCTGGCGCTGGGCCGCTCGCCCACCGCCGCCGAGTCCGACCGCGGCCGGGCCTTCCTCGCCGAGTACGAGTCGGCGGCCGCCGCCCAGCCGGAGCCGGAGCCCGAACCGACCCCGACGCCCGCGCCCGCGCCGGCCGTCGCGGCCGCCGACGGGGCCCCCAAGCCCCCGGCGCAGGTCATCGACCCCGACCAGGTCATCCCCGTCGACGCCCCCGTGAAGGAGGAAGCCATCCGCGCCTCCTCCCCCCGCGCCGCCGCCTGGGCCGGATTCTGCCAGGCCCTGATCGGCTCGGCGGAGTTCCGCTACGTGCGATAGGCCGCGCCGCGAGGCCGGCCCTCAGAGCATTCATAAAGCCACACTAAACCATACATCGATTTCAAGGATCAGAACACATGCCCCGATTCCCCGACCTCCCCATCGTCGACGGCCTCTCGCGTCGGCAGGTCCTCAAGAGCGCCGGGACCGGTTTCGGGCTGCTGGCCCTGGCCGGGATGCTCGGCGAGGGCGCGGGCCGGGCCCTGGCGGCCGACGCGGCGGCCCCCGGGCCGCTCGCGCCCAAGGTCCCGCACTTCCCGACGAAGGCCAAGCGGATCATCTTCCTGTTCATGAACGGGGCGATGTCGCAGATGGACACGTTCGACTACAAGCCCCAGCTCCAGAAGGACGACGGCAAGGTCGGCCCCGGGGGCGGCGCGCTGACGGCGTCCAAGTTCAAGTTCGCTCAGCACGGCGAGACGGGGACGTGGGTCTCCGAGCTGTATCCCAACGTCGCGCGGCACGTCGACAAGCTCTGCTTCATCCGGGGCCTGCACACCGACACCCCCGCGCACCCCGAGGCCGTCATCCAGCTCCACACGGGCGCGGCCCTGGCGTCGCTGACGCGGCCCTCGCTCGGCGCCTGGCTGATGTACGGCCTGGGGACGGAGAACCAGGACGTCCCGGGCTACGTCACGATCAACCCGCCGGCGAACTTCGGCGGCGCGGTGAACTACGGCAGCGCCTTCCTGCCGGCCCACTTCCAGGGGACCCGGATCAGCGACGTCGGCTACCTGCCGAACATCAAGGCCCACGCGGCCTCGCCGCTCCAGCGCCGGCAGATCGACCTGGTGCAGGCGATGAACCGGGACCTCGGCGCCGCGCCGGGCGCGCCCGACCAGCTCGACGGCGTCATCGCCTCGTACGAGCTGGCGTTCAAGATGCAGGGGAAGGTGCCCGAGCTGCTCGACATCTCGAAGGAGCCGCCGGCGGTGCTCGACGCCTACGGCGTGAAGCCGGGCCCGGCCGGCAGCTTCGCCCGCCAGTGCCTCATGGCCCGCCGGCTCAACGAGGCCGGCGTGCGGTTCGTGGAGATCGCCCAGCCGGGCTGGGACCACCACACCAACCTGCACAACGGCCTGATCAACAACGCCAGGGCCACCGACCAGTCCACCGCCGCCCTGCTGGCCGACCTGGAGCGGCGCGGGCTGCTGGAGGAGACGCTCGTCCTCTTCGGCAGCGAGTTCGGCCGCCAGCCGACGAGCCAGGGGGCCGACGGCCGCGACCACAACATCACCGGCTACCCGATGTGGCTGGCCGGCGCGGGGGTCAAAAAAGGCTTCTCCTACGGCGCGACCGACGAGTACGGCCTCAACGCCGTCGAGGGCCGGATGCACACCAACGACCTGCACGCCACGCTGCTGGCCCTGATGGGCCTCGACCACACCCGGCTCACCTACCGCTACGCCGGCCGCGACTTCCGCCTCACCGACGTCGCGGGCGAGGTCGTCACCGACGTCTTCGCCTGATCGGCGGAGCGGCCGACGCCTCCTCCCGCCCGGGGGGACGCGTCGGCCCGTCCGATCACACGTGCATCACGAGGCGGATCTCGTCGATCATGAGGTCTTCGCGCGGGTAGCGCGCCAGGAGCTCGGCGGGGGGCTCGTAGGAGGGGTGGTTGCACCGGGTCTCCTCGTGGTCGATCACGAAGCCGGCGACCCGGAGGTGCTCCTTCAGCTGGTTGGCCGTGAGGCCGTTGAGGCTGTCGAGGCAGCCGTAGAGGCTGTCGCGGTAGGCCTCGGCCGAATTCCCCTGGAAGACGTCGGTCCGCCCCTCGTCGACCTCGGCCTTCAGCACGGCGTCCTGCACGCGCCGGAAGAGCTGCTCGCGGTTGAGCTTCAGGTGCACCCAGGGCTCGTCGACGACGTTCCACAGGTGGTTGCCGTGGGCCGAGTAGTAGAGCGGGGTGATGATCAGGAAGAAGGCCCCGCCCGGCCGCAGGACGCGGCGAATCTCCCGGAGCGCGCGGGGCGTGTCGGCGACGTGCTCGAAGGCCGACCAGGCGTAGGCGGCGTCGAAGCGGCCGTCGGGAAAGGGGAGCGGCTCGTCGGGCTCGACCAGCCGCAGGTCGACCCGCGGGACCGAATGGCCGGGGCCGAAGACGGAGTCGAGCTGCTCGTTCAGGCGCCAGAACGTGGGGACGATGTCGATGCCCGTGACCTCGCGGCAGAGCGTCGCCAGCCCGCTGGCCATCACGCCCTCGCCGCAGCCGAAGTCGAGGATCGACGCCATGTCGATGGGGGCCACCCGCTCCAGATACGCGGCGGCCACCCGGGGGGCCCACATGTAATGCGTGTAGAACCACCGGTCGCGCGCTTCGAGCCCTTGCACGAATTCCGGATCCCTGGCCAGGTCCACGGCCGGCCGCCCCGCGGAGGAACGGACATCCGGTTCTGCAAGAAGGCTGCCCGCTGTCGCCATGGCCAAATCTCCCTGATCGGCGCCGAGGGATCGTCCCGCCCGGGGGGCCGTACCTTCGGCCCCGCCCGGCATGGGATCCCGGCCCACCCGGCCGAGTCGTCGCCCCGGGACGAGCCCCAGGACACCTGATAAAATCGGCACGACCGATACGGGAATCCACTTTATTCGCTCGAACGGGCCGACCGGTCCGACGACCTGGTCACGGCCGGGCGGGACCCGCCAGCTTGAGGGCCTCGGGGGCGACGGCGGCTCCGGCCGTCGGCAGTTCCATCACCTCGCGCAGCTCGGCCCCTTCGTTACGGGTCGCGCCGCCGGTGACGAGCGTGAACCGACCGTCTTTGGCGAAGGCGTCGATGTTCATGACGGGGTTGCGGTCGGCGGTGAACCGGGCCCTCGTCAGCGGAACGGCCGCGCCGGAGGTCGTCCGCAGCCAGGCGTCGGCGAACTCGGC
The DNA window shown above is from Paludisphaera mucosa and carries:
- a CDS encoding HTTM domain-containing protein, with amino-acid sequence MNPLHAWNRFWFAPISARPLGVFRILFGLFVLGHLALISVDLDYWYTDAGLLRGDEAAVTAGPLRPTPLAYFQDPTSVRVALAITIGVAVAFTLGWRTRVAGVLLYLAQMSFYNRNLLTNCGPDQVMMITTFYMMLAPCGAAFSLDARRAAARRGTLAEPLIYPWAQRLMQLQLCLIYFVTGFLKCNGRAWLGGTAVHYVLFNHEVGQFNLEWVAGYPLVVNFMTFAALAVEFALVFLLWFRPTRRWVALLGVALHVGIWPMVNVPLFGEQMTALYLLFLDPDELAALGSFFRPSRWLGGRSRAAASDRAGASPRGWRQLELAFAPAAGNS
- a CDS encoding nucleoside deaminase, with product MAAYGRHEVERRAWATSAEIRDRFPESRAREFLLRAVANARRAGIEERTGFPFGAVIVDRDGAVVADGRNHVFANFDPTAHAEVQAIRAACAALKVVELKGCILYSSSEPCPMCLAAAYWAGVDGVVFGASAADAAEINGFDDAFLYGQLAEPASARRLPTIGLSRDEAVAVLKAYDEQAREES
- a CDS encoding YezD family protein, with protein sequence MGDRVLSNGNGDRAKPPAPASELELEQVRAAVRGIRYGEVRVIIQDGLIVQIERLEKQRFR
- a CDS encoding DUF1559 family PulG-like putative transporter, which produces MLLSERQGGLVRAASTRPARRGFTLIELLVVIAIIAVLIALLLPAVQSAREAARRISCTNNLKQVGLGLLNYESANGSFPPGALAYFLNGNIYSPTFYNNHGPSVHARILNYVEQAPLHNALNFAVSIFNAPDEDAMNLTVSRTVLTTYLCPSSTAPSWNFQGTSGPLLTVKAPGNSYFASTGSSLEFAGQQSGGPPNGPFQYVGTKGKVTTISGVSDGLSNTIAFGEWKIGTGTPAQKSIQDVVFVGTFPAGTRRNDGTLNMAHPALVNSFQTWLNDCASTWASGGGRQGKTTTLGEAWPLGLCGYTLGNVLLGPNSKYPNCNTNGGGTIMSPGVFGLSSFHPGGANILLLDGSVRFLKDSVSKPTVWALGSVAQGEIVTADSY
- a CDS encoding PSD1 and planctomycete cytochrome C domain-containing protein: MIQRSFLTLAVALAVPVAAAAVGEGADPAAAPDAAKLEFFEKKIRPLLVDNCYNCHSANTKAASGLRVDDRKGLVDGGDRGAAVVPGKPEESLLLQSVGHLDDAPKMPPKKKLGDEQVADLARWVAEGAAWPVAKVAATQITDDAKYARLRAEHWAWQPLKAAAVPEVRDASWPRGDVDRFILAKLEGAGLAPVGDADRTALIRRATFDLTGLPPTPEETSAFVADEAADAFAKVVDRLLASPAFGERWGRHWLDVARYADSTGGSRNVPYPHAWRYRDYVVDAFNRDKPFDRFVREQVAGDLLPAASQAEKDEHAVATGFLAIGQKDVNQRFKVRFVMDNVDEQIDAVSRGILGVTASCARCHDHKFDPIPTKDYYALAGVFRSTDLCAGVRNKMGGGGLDYYDNAMLVVLGEAAAKKDDPALTAKIAAATKAYEEARAEFQKIRGTPEGLKVQANGRPYQFQFRMKMNQRQNELLELTDPAVTGQVALGVRDAKEIADTEVRIRGEAEKLGPVVPRGFLSAVPVKAPEVPSNQSGRLELARWLTDPANPLTSRVFANRAWRHLFGRGIVKTVDNFGLNGDAPSHPELLDHLAAKFVADGWSVKKLVRSLVLTRAYALSSETRDANVQADPANRLVWRHSPRRLTGEEIRDATLAAAGSLDPSRPPASPTKALKVVELPNNSPLARGILDQALASPHRSVYLPLLRGLTPTSLEVFDFAEQGNVTGDRETTTVATQALYFLNDPLVRRQSLRLAERLLARAELDDAGRLDLAYRLALGRSPTAAESDRGRAFLAEYESAAAAQPEPEPEPTPTPAPAPAVAAADGAPKPPAQVIDPDQVIPVDAPVKEEAIRASSPRAAAWAGFCQALIGSAEFRYVR
- a CDS encoding DUF1501 domain-containing protein translates to MPRFPDLPIVDGLSRRQVLKSAGTGFGLLALAGMLGEGAGRALAADAAAPGPLAPKVPHFPTKAKRIIFLFMNGAMSQMDTFDYKPQLQKDDGKVGPGGGALTASKFKFAQHGETGTWVSELYPNVARHVDKLCFIRGLHTDTPAHPEAVIQLHTGAALASLTRPSLGAWLMYGLGTENQDVPGYVTINPPANFGGAVNYGSAFLPAHFQGTRISDVGYLPNIKAHAASPLQRRQIDLVQAMNRDLGAAPGAPDQLDGVIASYELAFKMQGKVPELLDISKEPPAVLDAYGVKPGPAGSFARQCLMARRLNEAGVRFVEIAQPGWDHHTNLHNGLINNARATDQSTAALLADLERRGLLEETLVLFGSEFGRQPTSQGADGRDHNITGYPMWLAGAGVKKGFSYGATDEYGLNAVEGRMHTNDLHATLLALMGLDHTRLTYRYAGRDFRLTDVAGEVVTDVFA
- a CDS encoding class I SAM-dependent methyltransferase; translated protein: MQGLEARDRWFYTHYMWAPRVAAAYLERVAPIDMASILDFGCGEGVMASGLATLCREVTGIDIVPTFWRLNEQLDSVFGPGHSVPRVDLRLVEPDEPLPFPDGRFDAAYAWSAFEHVADTPRALREIRRVLRPGGAFFLIITPLYYSAHGNHLWNVVDEPWVHLKLNREQLFRRVQDAVLKAEVDEGRTDVFQGNSAEAYRDSLYGCLDSLNGLTANQLKEHLRVAGFVIDHEETRCNHPSYEPPAELLARYPREDLMIDEIRLVMHV